From the genome of Haloterrigena sp. KLK7, one region includes:
- the gvpA gene encoding gas vesicle protein GvpA encodes MAASSGRRPDSSSLAEVLDRILDKGVVIDVWARISVVGIELLTIEARVVVASVDTFLHYAEEIAKIEQATAEGDLEELEELEVEPRPESSPESATQ; translated from the coding sequence ATGGCAGCATCATCAGGTCGGAGACCCGACTCCTCGAGTCTCGCGGAGGTACTGGATCGCATCCTCGACAAGGGCGTCGTCATCGACGTCTGGGCGCGGATCTCGGTCGTTGGGATCGAACTCCTGACGATCGAGGCCCGCGTCGTCGTCGCCTCCGTGGACACCTTCCTGCACTACGCGGAGGAGATCGCGAAAATTGAGCAAGCGACGGCGGAGGGCGACCTCGAGGAGCTGGAGGAGCTCGAGGTCGAACCGCGTCCGGAATCGTCACCCGAATCCGCCACCCAATAA